Sequence from the Primulina tabacum isolate GXHZ01 unplaced genomic scaffold, ASM2559414v2 Contig814, whole genome shotgun sequence genome:
CGTAAACATCGGACTACTAGCCTCGACTTTACTACATTACATGGACTGCCACGAACATATATAGATATTATTTTGTACGTATATATATCCTAACGTAAAAATCGAATAATACTACATTATTTCAAATGGAGCCTAGAAATGAGTAATTTGGAGACCAAGGAAAAGAATTGGACGAAGCTGGTGAAGAAGCACAAGATGAAGAGCTAGCAGTGGAACCGTTGGATTTACTAATAAATGGCTTTCTGATCATCAACGGCACCATATCTTCAAGCAGGCCTTGTGGGCTCTTCAATTGGTCCTCAAATTCCTTGTCCATTGGGCTTGGATAGATGTTGTTAAGCCCATTTTCAGTTCCCGTATCTTGGGCTATTCGATCTGCGTTATGGGCTTTATATTGGGCTTCTGGCATGCGCCCTTTGTGTTTTTTAGTGGGCGGGTCgggctgatccagatgactgtTGATTAAGGAAAATGGGTAAGGAAAGTGGAGATGGAGGCCTTCATATGTGATAATATGGGTATCCGGCTCGTCGATGGACCGCTCCACTTGTTTTTTGACACTACATCTCGGGTTCGTGCACCGGTAGTAGCTTCtgagaaattataaatttaaacttctgagaaattataaatttaaattaatctaAATTAAGATAATAATTCTATTTTACTAAACACTTTATTAGAGAAGCTGCATATATGATACCGCGCTATATATTTCAAAGAACGGTCAATATATAAAGAAAATTAACTATTCTCAATTGTATGAcgattaatataataatactaCATTGGTTTATATTGAATGTTTAAAGTGGTTTATTAAAAGGGATTACAAAATATTTCTATTGCCGTCAAATTGCAGCGATTTTTCGTAAAACATGGACGAATATGAATTATGTACAACGAGAGCTCAATATATAGGCGTGAGTGTTGGTTAATGTTTTTCGACATAGGAAAATCATGATAGAAAAACTTAATCTATATAAGAATTATATAAAAAGAATCAACTGTAGCTTGCATGATAAATATGTAAGCACTTTGTCGTTACTCAGTTCATGCCATATATAGCATCATTTATTATAAGCTCCCAAAAAGAAGTAAATTTCATATAATATATAAgttcaaattttttcaaaaaataagtgGCATGGAAATCAAGTTTTCACCTGGGATTTGGACTATTTTTGATGGATTTCTGGCCATATTTCCTCCATTTATACCCATCATCTGCCATTACATTACCACAGTTCTTGATTCGCAAAGTATACTTGTGGTTGTCATGATTGGCCTTGTTCATATAATCTCTTTCCAACATTGAAATTCTGCCCAAAAAAACAAACAGACAAACAGAACAACATCACAATATAACTATCCCTTATGTTCCaagattaaaagaaaaaaatacgtCTTGTATCCAAACCTGCATTCCTCCGACAATTTATAATCTTGGTGCTGAAAACCGTGGATTCCATGGTTCGTGTATGATAAAGAACTCTCGATATCTTCGATAGTTGGACCCGAATACCCCATCGACCCAAGGAGACAGGACTCCAATACCGAAGGGCTGTGATTCGATCCCAACACGCCGTGATCATGATGAAGCTGAGGCAAAAAAAACGGAGATTCGTTGTCGAGAAGTTCTTCGACTAGCTCATCTGCAGGACCTTGagtcagttttatcagttcatcCATTATGGCTTTTCTTTTTGTGTTATTCTATGACAATATTTTGAGGTTATTCTTGCATGTAATATAGCATAGAGTTGCAAGGATAAAACTTTAGGTTAAAGTGGAGCAGATGAAGAGGTAGCAAGGTTTAATGTTAATTTGTGACTTGAAAGTTATAGCATAAGCTTTAGTTGGTATGTGGTTGCTAATTATACTGAATAAATTTGGAGATAAGGTGTTGTGTCTAttcattttaatttatggaccctatattttaaaaagattttGGGAGTGTATTTTACTAGGTTGACTTTTGAAAATTCCCTCTTTGTCAAGTGTCAACGCACCACAATATCCTCAAGTTTTTCTGTAGTTTGGTGCATAATTTAATACTTGATTGAAGAGTTTTTGTTGGGTATAATAATAATCCATACTTGTTAGAGCAATCGAAACATGTTTTTTTGTACtattttacgatttaaaatatttgagttgtatcatt
This genomic interval carries:
- the LOC142535147 gene encoding putative WRKY transcription factor 49, with the protein product MDELIKLTQGPADELVEELLDNESPFFLPQLHHDHGVLGSNHSPSVLESCLLGSMGYSGPTIEDIESSLSYTNHGIHGFQHQDYKLSEECRISMLERDYMNKANHDNHKYTLRIKNCGNVMADDGYKWRKYGQKSIKNSPNPRSYYRCTNPRCSVKKQVERSIDEPDTHIITYEGLHLHFPYPFSLINSHLDQPDPPTKKHKGRMPEAQYKAHNADRIAQDTGTENGLNNIYPSPMDKEFEDQLKSPQGLLEDMVPLMIRKPFISKSNGSTASSSSCASSPASSNSFPWSPNYSFLGSI